A genomic stretch from Plasmodium brasilianum strain Bolivian I chromosome 9, whole genome shotgun sequence includes:
- a CDS encoding VPS9 domain-containing protein, with protein sequence MRSHPVINILLNKYKNLYNKLSKNSHIILLPEVKTLMNVQIDLDFIKKHIFCKSHLKDIYINLFDQCIESDTKFVYTSYGFEENRICEIIKIETNSNYNFLKIIFINIPVEGEWGVQWEENVSLHYHLSNNPNENSSKDLIKYKNDLTLFFNKNGNCRQFLYSKLSHFIYTYIIVKGYENCIGKKIITIVDDTLKLQNNANEKLFGKDIKTSLIKYTYSYLYSIIWKQLIKYYEKIESKIQEKMNYLRKDLNCFLKKLGLENVSLFHVETLSFHIKQIEKCNNPIDKIIILDNISKIICEIISCTNQNLKKQNLAIYDINSDSLIAILVAAISYGQVQNIISHSIHLHMYIDNLKASEKIDKLSFIFTIFHTSIIYLCDIKDV encoded by the exons ATGAGAAGTCACCCagtgataaatattttacttaacaaatacaaaaatttgtataataagCTGTCGAAGAATagtcatataattttattgccAGAAGTTAAAACGTTGATGAACGTACAAATCGATTTGGactttataaaaaagcatatattttgtaagagtcatttaaaagatatatatataaacttgtTTGATCAATGCATTGAAAGTGATAcaaaatttgtttatactAGTTATGGTTTTGAAGAGAATAGAATATGTGagattataaaaatagaaacaaattcgaattataattttttgaaaataatttttattaatatacctGTGGAAGGGGAATGGGGAGTGCAATGGGAAGAAAATGTATCCCTGCATTATCATCTTAGTAACAATCCTAATGAGAATAGTAGTaaagatttaataaaatataaaaatgatttaactttattttttaataaaaatggaaattgtAGACAGTTcttatattcaaaattatcACATTTTATctatacatacattattGTCAAAGGATATGAAAACTGCAtagggaaaaaaattataacaatcGTAGATGATActttaaaattacaaaataatgcTAATGAAAAACTTTTTggaaaagatataaaaacttcattaattaaatatacctattcttatttatatagCATCATATGGAaacaattaattaaatattatgaaaaaatagaatctaaaattcaagaaaaaatgaattatctTAGAAAAGActtaaattgttttttaaaaaaattaggtcTAGAAAATGTTAGCTTATTCCACGTGGAAACACTCTCCTTTCATATTAAACAG ATTGAAAAATGTAACAACCCAATTGACAAGATCATCATTTTAGATAacataagtaaaataatatgtgaAATAATTTCCTGCACAAAtcagaatttaaaaaaacaaaatttagcTATTTATGACATTAATAGTGACAGTTTAATTGCTATCCTTGTCGCTGCCATATCGTATGGTCAAGTACAAAACATAATAAGTCATTCTATTCAtttacacatgtatatagataatttaaaagCGTCTGAAAAAATTGACAAGTTGTCTTTTATCTTCACAATATTTCATACTTCCATCATTTATCTTTGTGATATAAAGGATGTGTaa